A genome region from Mycolicibacterium litorale includes the following:
- a CDS encoding mycofactocin-coupled SDR family oxidoreductase, which yields MTGRLTGKVAFITGAARGQGRAHAVRMATEGADIIAVDIADKLPPCVPYDPATPDDLAETVRLVEETGRRIISSVADVRDVDALNEVVDAGFAEFGRLDVIVANAGVSAPQVWDAITPEDFRDVIDINVTGTWNTVMAGAHKIIDGGRGGSIILISSAAGLKMQPFMIHYTASKHAVTGMARAFAAELGKHKIRVNSLHPGAVNTPMGTGDMVSALETAYATNPPLQSMVTPFLPDYIAQPEDIADAACWLASDESRYVTAASIAVDLGSTQF from the coding sequence ATGACCGGGCGACTCACCGGGAAGGTCGCCTTCATCACCGGCGCGGCCCGCGGCCAGGGGCGCGCGCACGCGGTCCGGATGGCGACCGAGGGTGCCGACATCATCGCCGTCGATATCGCGGACAAGCTTCCGCCCTGTGTCCCTTACGATCCCGCCACGCCCGACGACCTCGCCGAAACGGTGCGCCTCGTCGAGGAGACCGGCCGCCGGATCATCTCTTCGGTCGCCGACGTCCGCGACGTCGACGCGCTCAACGAGGTCGTCGACGCCGGCTTCGCAGAGTTCGGCCGACTCGACGTGATCGTCGCCAACGCGGGCGTGTCCGCACCACAGGTGTGGGACGCCATCACCCCCGAGGACTTCCGAGACGTCATCGACATCAACGTGACCGGCACCTGGAACACCGTGATGGCCGGCGCACACAAGATCATCGACGGTGGCCGCGGCGGCAGCATCATCCTGATCAGTTCGGCTGCGGGACTGAAGATGCAGCCGTTCATGATTCACTACACCGCCAGCAAGCATGCCGTGACGGGGATGGCGCGGGCGTTCGCCGCCGAACTGGGCAAGCACAAGATCAGGGTCAACAGCCTTCATCCCGGCGCGGTGAACACCCCGATGGGCACCGGTGACATGGTGTCTGCGCTGGAAACGGCGTACGCGACGAACCCGCCGCTGCAGTCGATGGTGACGCCGTTCTTGCCGGACTACATCGCCCAGCCCGAGGACATCGCGGACGCCGCCTGCTGGCTGGCGAGCGACGAATCCCGTTATGTCACGGCCGCGTCGATCGCCGTGGACCTGGGCTCGACGCAGTTCTGA